A single genomic interval of Nonomuraea rubra harbors:
- the guaB gene encoding IMP dehydrogenase, with protein sequence MSKFTEMGLTFDDVLLVPGYSDLQPGEADTRSRLSKGITLSIPLVSAAMDTVTEARMAVAMARQGGIGILHRNLSVEEQAQQVDLVKRSEAGMVTNPVTCSPDDTLADVERLCATYRISGVPVTDVSGTLVGIVTNRDMRFETDQTRPVREVMTKMPLVTAPVGVSRDDAFALLRQNKIEKLPLVDADGRLRGLITVKDFTKSEQYPLSTKDADGRLIVGAAVGVGGDAELRAKALIEAGVDVVVVDVAHGHSKGLADMIAKVKANSKVEVIGGNIATRAGAQMLVDAGADAVKVGVGPGSICTTRVVAGVGAPQVTAIYEASRACAPAGVPVIGDGGLQYSGDIVKAIAAGADTVMLGSLLAGCEESPGELIFINGKQFKSYRGMGSLGAVRNRERGGTSFSKDRYAQADVGGEDKYIPEGIEGQVPYRGPVAAVAHQLIGGLRQGMWYSGCRTIEQMHTDCELMPITAAGLKESHPHDIQMTVEAPNYHRR encoded by the coding sequence ATGTCCAAGTTCACCGAGATGGGTCTGACCTTCGATGACGTGCTGCTGGTGCCCGGATATTCGGACCTGCAGCCAGGGGAGGCCGACACCCGATCTCGCCTGTCCAAGGGCATCACGCTGTCCATCCCGCTGGTCTCCGCGGCCATGGACACCGTCACCGAGGCCCGCATGGCGGTCGCCATGGCCAGGCAGGGCGGCATCGGCATCCTGCACCGCAACCTGTCGGTCGAGGAGCAGGCCCAGCAGGTCGACCTGGTCAAGCGGTCCGAGGCCGGCATGGTCACCAACCCGGTGACGTGCAGCCCCGACGACACGCTGGCCGACGTCGAGCGGCTGTGCGCCACGTACCGGATCTCCGGGGTGCCCGTGACCGACGTGTCGGGCACGCTGGTCGGCATCGTGACCAACCGCGACATGCGCTTCGAGACCGACCAGACGCGGCCGGTCCGCGAGGTCATGACGAAGATGCCGCTCGTCACCGCCCCGGTGGGGGTCTCGCGTGACGACGCGTTCGCGCTGCTCAGGCAGAACAAGATCGAGAAGCTGCCGCTGGTGGACGCCGACGGCAGGCTGCGCGGCCTGATCACGGTCAAGGACTTCACCAAGAGCGAGCAGTACCCGCTGTCCACCAAGGATGCCGACGGGCGGCTGATCGTCGGCGCGGCCGTGGGTGTCGGCGGCGACGCCGAGCTGCGGGCCAAGGCCCTCATCGAGGCCGGGGTGGACGTCGTGGTCGTGGACGTGGCGCACGGCCACTCCAAGGGGCTGGCCGACATGATCGCCAAGGTCAAGGCCAACAGCAAGGTCGAGGTCATCGGCGGCAACATCGCGACCAGGGCCGGCGCCCAGATGCTGGTCGACGCGGGCGCCGACGCCGTCAAGGTCGGCGTGGGCCCCGGCTCCATCTGCACCACCCGCGTCGTGGCCGGGGTCGGCGCGCCGCAGGTCACGGCCATCTACGAGGCGTCCAGGGCGTGCGCGCCCGCCGGGGTTCCGGTGATCGGCGACGGCGGCCTGCAGTACTCCGGCGACATCGTCAAGGCCATCGCCGCCGGGGCCGACACGGTCATGCTGGGCTCGCTGCTCGCCGGGTGCGAGGAGTCGCCCGGTGAGCTGATCTTCATCAACGGCAAGCAGTTCAAGTCGTACCGGGGCATGGGCTCGCTCGGCGCCGTACGCAACCGCGAGCGCGGCGGCACCTCCTTCAGCAAGGACCGCTACGCGCAGGCCGACGTCGGCGGCGAGGACAAGTACATCCCCGAGGGCATCGAGGGCCAGGTCCCCTACCGCGGCCCGGTCGCGGCCGTCGCCCACCAGCTCATCGGCGGGCTGCGCCAGGGCATGTGGTACTCGGGCTGCCGCACGATCGAGCAGATGCACACCGACTGCGAGCTCATGCCGATCACGGCGGCGGGCCTCAAGGAGAGCCATCCCCACGACATCCAGATGACCGTGGAAGCTCCGAACTATCACAGAAGGTAA
- a CDS encoding helix-turn-helix transcriptional regulator: protein MRDEPLIMSDPLETLGLDQAQTALYSAVLRLHKATRSDLAQAMDGPIEKVGRQLDDLVRLGVIDEHSGQYLARHPAAALGRLIAERLDRLAEESRRIDSALGSIRGLIRDYDAGRDYRSGPFTVEMARGADILYESVVGIAVQCQTPPMPLLTAVPDDRTMTDFVRKFADPWIDAQKRNLLTVQAIIPVSSLVLPGVRDQLTRLTEAGGEVRTMDRVPSWFMAAGPEMAGLPAHWGGNLPDHAYNFYLVRTSVVVGVLSSLFRELWARAVPLPWGRGRDGALQVLRLAAQGMCDDSIARQLGVSVRTVRARFADAMTELGAQSRFHAGVEAARRGWLR, encoded by the coding sequence ATGCGCGACGAGCCGCTGATCATGTCCGACCCGCTCGAGACACTGGGCCTCGACCAGGCCCAGACCGCGCTCTACTCCGCGGTGCTGCGCCTGCACAAGGCGACCCGTTCGGACCTGGCCCAGGCCATGGACGGCCCGATCGAGAAGGTCGGCCGCCAGCTCGACGACCTCGTCAGGCTGGGAGTGATCGACGAACACTCGGGCCAGTACCTGGCCAGACACCCCGCGGCGGCGCTCGGCCGGCTGATCGCCGAGCGGCTCGACAGGCTGGCGGAGGAGAGCCGCAGGATCGACTCGGCGCTGGGCTCGATCCGAGGGCTGATCCGCGACTACGACGCCGGGCGCGACTATCGCAGCGGGCCTTTCACGGTGGAGATGGCGAGGGGGGCGGACATCCTCTACGAGAGCGTGGTGGGCATCGCCGTACAATGTCAAACCCCACCAATGCCTTTACTAACCGCAGTTCCCGATGACCGGACTATGACTGACTTTGTCCGTAAATTTGCGGATCCATGGATTGATGCGCAAAAACGGAATTTGCTTACCGTTCAAGCGATCATCCCGGTTTCCAGTCTGGTGCTCCCCGGCGTCCGCGATCAGCTCACCCGGCTCACGGAGGCGGGGGGCGAGGTGCGCACGATGGACCGGGTGCCGAGCTGGTTCATGGCCGCCGGGCCCGAGATGGCCGGCCTGCCCGCCCACTGGGGCGGCAACCTGCCCGACCACGCCTACAACTTCTACCTCGTGCGCACGTCCGTCGTGGTGGGCGTGCTCAGCTCGCTCTTCCGCGAGCTGTGGGCCCGCGCCGTGCCCCTGCCGTGGGGACGCGGGAGAGACGGCGCTCTCCAGGTGCTGCGCCTGGCCGCGCAGGGCATGTGCGACGACTCGATCGCCCGCCAGCTCGGCGTGTCGGTACGCACCGTCCGTGCCCGCTTCGCCGACGCGATGACCGAGTTGGGGGCTCAATCCCGCTTCCACGCCGGGGTCGAGGCGGCCAGACGCGGATGGCTGAGGTAA
- a CDS encoding DUF5319 domain-containing protein, with amino-acid sequence MLEDVPRDPFADDPNDPSSAMGALDDAEPLTAAERDEAITDLADVEVFRSLLEPQGVLGLVLDCPECGEQHFFDWELLRGNLKQMIEKGQPQVHEPAFHPDPADYVSWDYARGYVDGVIDTEERR; translated from the coding sequence GTGCTGGAAGACGTCCCCCGCGATCCGTTCGCGGACGACCCGAACGACCCGTCCTCGGCGATGGGCGCGCTCGACGACGCCGAGCCACTCACCGCCGCCGAGCGCGACGAGGCCATCACCGACCTCGCCGACGTCGAGGTCTTCCGCTCCCTGCTCGAACCGCAGGGGGTGCTGGGGCTCGTGCTCGACTGCCCTGAATGCGGCGAGCAGCACTTCTTCGACTGGGAGCTGCTGCGCGGCAACCTCAAACAGATGATCGAGAAAGGCCAGCCGCAGGTGCACGAGCCGGCCTTCCATCCGGACCCCGCCGACTACGTCAGCTGGGACTACGCCCGCGGCTACGTCGACGGCGTCATCGACACGGAGGAGCGCCGCTGA
- a CDS encoding sigma-70 family RNA polymerase sigma factor, which produces MPIVSEGSVADAKIGVRLASRLPARTDDSDLRELTSLAVQGDRSAIESLLGELRPMVVRYCRARLGRVSGQYHIADDVAQEVCIAVLSALPRYRDMGRPFASFVFGIASHKVADALRSSVRSAVPTQDLPDGPDDGPGPEETVVRYIEVEHARRLLARLPDNQRELLLLRVVSGLSAEETGNVLGMSPGAVRVAQHRALARLRQMAELESA; this is translated from the coding sequence ATGCCTATCGTGAGCGAGGGAAGCGTCGCCGACGCCAAAATTGGGGTAAGGCTCGCGTCGAGACTTCCGGCACGGACGGATGACTCCGACCTTAGGGAACTGACGAGCCTCGCCGTGCAGGGAGATCGCAGTGCGATCGAATCCCTGCTCGGGGAGTTGCGTCCGATGGTGGTGCGGTATTGCCGCGCCAGGCTGGGCAGGGTTTCAGGGCAATATCACATTGCCGATGACGTAGCCCAGGAGGTGTGCATCGCGGTGTTGTCCGCGCTGCCGCGGTACCGGGACATGGGGCGGCCCTTCGCGTCCTTCGTGTTCGGGATCGCCTCGCACAAGGTGGCCGACGCGCTGCGGAGCTCGGTGCGCTCCGCGGTGCCGACCCAGGATCTGCCCGACGGGCCCGACGACGGCCCGGGGCCCGAGGAGACGGTGGTCCGTTACATCGAGGTGGAGCACGCCCGGCGGCTGCTGGCCAGGCTGCCCGACAACCAGCGCGAGTTGCTGCTGTTGCGGGTGGTGTCGGGGCTGTCGGCCGAGGAGACCGGTAATGTACTCGGTATGTCACCGGGTGCGGTCCGCGTCGCCCAGCATCGGGCGCTGGCGAGGTTGAGGCAGATGGCCGAGCTGGAGTCGGCTTGA